The nucleotide sequence TTATTTCCTTGCCCCATCTGTGTCTCTGTCTGATACAACAACAAAAAGATAACAAGTAGATCAAAGGGACAAGGtcctccaaaatccaaaaatataccatataaaaaccaaaaaaacagtTGTTGATCTTATTGAGAATTTTAGCAAAGATGGAAACAGAACATGATTTTACAAGGAGCTGATATATTCCGTGAGTAATTCGCAATCCAATTCAACTTGGGTTGAATGCAAATTGCTTCTCTTCTAATCTAGAGGTTCACTGGATATATATCCATACTAAATGTATATGAATGAGGATTAAACCATTAAACCACTTCCCTCGCCGTTGTGGGGATGATTCTCCTCCAATTCAGAGGCCCCAGAAGGCCAGATGGATTTGGAGGTGATGTCGAGAAAATAAAGCATGGAAACCATGAGAAGGCAGGATAAAAACATAGGGATGGGGCCAAAGAGCCAGAGAAACAGAGGGATAGAGAAGTAAAAGGCCCGCAGGCCAAGTGACCAGAAGTAGCTGCCATTGTTCACAATAGTGCCCACATACTCTGCCGTGAGGTGATGGGAATTTGGGGAAAGAGACATCTTCTTGAAGGGCACATTGATGAGGATGCTGGCATGGCTGTAGTACCTAATTGACTGCACATTCAACAAGAATGAAAGCAAGAAGCAGACAAGTATGGCCAAGTACTTTATGGAGATGCCCAGCGCGCTCTTGTCTCCGAACACAACCCCAAATGAACGGTCACCATTCTTGCTGGCCATCAAGGCTGCCATGACGGAGCTGAGCATGATGGCCGTTGAAGCCAATACGGTTGATGCCATCATGTTGTTCCTAAGCGTCTGCACAGCAAGAACCCCATTCTTGGACACATCCTGCGACATGCCAACAACCCAAAAACCCAACAATTACTATCGTATTCAACAACCCATGTCCCATGATGCCAAATCAGAAAAACCCACCAaagttttcatcttttttttatttattaatttttcaatcaacgatcaggaaaaaaaaaatgagagaagagaTTAGGGTTACCTCCATCATGGCACTGACCCATAAGCGGCGGTTGAAGGCATTGACGCCGATGACAGTTTTGTTGGGGTGGTTGAGGATGAAAAAGAGGAGCCAGATGTGGTAAGCGGCCATGAGGAGGAGGCCGGCTGGAACCAAGGTATAATCGAGGATTTGTTTCTCCATATTCCACAGAGCTCCTCCAGAGTCCGAGTGCAACACAGGTGATAATGAGAATGGAAAGGGAACGCGTCAATGGGGAAGGAGAGAAACGTAAGGGGGGGCCTTTTAAAGAGGGTTAAGGCCAGTGGAAATTACTCGTGGAGACAGTAGCCGCTCTGGGAGGCTGGAGTCCACTGGCCGCCATCCACCTCTTCCTTTATAAGAAAAATGCCACTGAACTATTTATTCCATATAAAACACATCATTTATAGATTCCATCcttcaaatatatgttaaaaatttagatttaaatgTAGAGCGATAGTGAATGATGTATTGCGATttataaatgataatttattcataACTTAGACAAACTCCATTTTATTAGAATCTGCAAATCGGGTCAGATTCTAATCTCAATATTAAACTACTTCAACATccaagtataaataaatacaaacactttttatatatcgattcctatttatttgttttaaggcttatttatttattttttaattaataatttagattttattggaAATCCAAAGTTGCATCCATTtgatttattagaattttttttcccttttaatatgcaattattttttatattttgaacttttaaaaaaatatatattattattaatagtaGTATTagtcttattattattagaatttttctttctctcaaaatttattcaaagcctttttttacattaatttttttactcacttatatatctttttgatCTTAACCcctttttagtattattttaattttaatttttctttttcttacttttccatcattttcctcTCCTCGATACTCACGCCCAcctcccttttttctttccttttcctttctttcttcctcttccattttctctcctttatttcctccctcttcttctcCCCCACTGACACCATACCCACGACACCATCTCTCCATACTTTGGCCACCACCAATAGCCGTCGACAACAGCATGACATCCACCTCAACGGTGCACCACTACTGCCTCCCTCTAAACTCCCCCTTCTCCCACTCTCTCTTTCCctttccctctctttctctctctcaatctctctctctctctctctctctctctctctctctctctctctaccattttctctttttcaccTCGCCTCCACTCCGTTCACACCCACTACCACCAAACCTGTGTGCTACAATCAATCCGCCTGTTACGACCCGATTAAGAAATCCATGGCATCTCTTGACCTTtagtttctatttctatttagtTTAAGGAATAAATGATcataatttccattttatttaatttctatttagtttagaaAATAAAGGATCCTATtattagtttatgttttatttagtttctatttgTATTTAGTATCTATTTAGCAGCTTACATAAAATAAGGAGAGTATAATGGGAAAGACATggaaaaataatcttaaaaagaaaattttgttctcTCAATTTTGCATTTTCATCCTAAGAATTAGTATCATTTCTTAGTATCATAACATAGTCTTAACACCAATCATAATAGAAGAGACTAGAGCATAAGAACAACATAGACTTGAAGATTTGGTTAAACAATTGAAGGACTCATTAGATAAGCAAGCAACCACCTTATAGGAATTGTTGAAGATAATCGCAACCAGAAACCTTAAATTCAAACACATGACTTCTAGAATAGAGGAATCAGGTAATGGGGCAATACTTCAATCAACAGAAATGGGACAATCTATCACTCACACGATACAAACTCCTTTCAAACCAGGttttcttaactcaattttctaaattttgaaggTGAGAATCCTAATAGGTGGATTTACAAATgtgacaaattttttaaaattgatgaaatcgATGATCGGGAGAAGGTAAGATTGGCTTCCTTACATTTAGAAGGAAATGTCTTGGAATGGTTTCAAGGGTATGGGACTAGTAACATGGAAATCAATTGGACATAGTTTTCTATAGATGTTGTTTCTAGGTTTGACCCTAGTGTTTATGACAACCCTATTGGACAAATAACCAAATTGAAACAAGGTTCTACAGTTAGGGCATACCAAGAGTAGTTTGAAGTATTAATGGCCAAAACTAGTAGGTGGAATTTTTTGTTCAGTGTTTCATTAGTGGCTTAAAAGAGGCAATTAAAAATCAAGTCACCATGCTTTGACCAAACACACTAGCCCAATCCATTGGGTTGGCCTTATTGCAAGAAAGAACAATGGAGGCAATTCTCAAGGAAATCAAGGACTCTAAAGGAAGTGGGGTGAGTACAGTGAACTTTACGGGAATCAAAATGAATTAGAATGGCTAATTACAACCTATTAAGAGGATTTTAGATGCAATGATGCAAGAGACATGGAAAAAAAggatttgttattattatgacGAGAAGTATGAGTCTTAActataaatgtaaaaataagcaaaattttctattagataGCCatgaaagagaaaggaaagtgaCATTTGAAGTTGAAAATGGTATCAAGGAAGATGATCTTATGGTTTCAATCAATGCAATATTTGGTTCAACATCTCATCAGACCATGAGGATCTATGGCAATATCAAGAAGAAGCATGTCACCATACTAATTGACTTGGGAAGCACCCATAACTTCCTTGATCCCATAGTGACCAAAGAACAGGATGCTCAATACAAACTACCAACCCCATGAAGGTGGTAGTGGTGGATAGAACTAGGATTACTAGTAATGTAATTTGTAGGCAATTGAC is from Vitis riparia cultivar Riparia Gloire de Montpellier isolate 1030 chromosome 10, EGFV_Vit.rip_1.0, whole genome shotgun sequence and encodes:
- the LOC117924027 gene encoding uncharacterized protein LOC117924027 → MEKQILDYTLVPAGLLLMAAYHIWLLFFILNHPNKTVIGVNAFNRRLWVSAMMEDVSKNGVLAVQTLRNNMMASTVLASTAIMLSSVMAALMASKNGDRSFGVVFGDKSALGISIKYLAILVCFLLSFLLNVQSIRYYSHASILINVPFKKMSLSPNSHHLTAEYVGTIVNNGSYFWSLGLRAFYFSIPLFLWLFGPIPMFLSCLLMVSMLYFLDITSKSIWPSGASELEENHPHNGEGSGLMV